ctacaattcaatgaaaatgaatgtactacatactcaaacttatgggacactatgaaagcagtgctaagaggaaaattcatagcactagatacccacataaagaaattggagaaatctcacactagtgactaaatagcacacctataagctctagaacaaaaagaaacaaactcactcaggaggaagagatgccaggaaataatcaaattgagagttggagtcaatgaaatacaaacaaagagaacaaatcaaagaatcagtgaaacaaagagttggttctttgagaaaatgaataagatagacaagcccttatccaagctaaccaaaaggcagagagagagagagcatccaaattaacaaaatcagaaatgaaaagggagacataacaacagacaacgaggaaatccagataatcatcaggtcatacttctaacacctgtactcttcaaaattggaaacagacaatttttctagacaggtaccacataccaaagttaaatcaagaccagataaacaatttgaatagacCAATAAGctctaaggaaacagaaacagacattaaaagtctcccaaccaaaaaatccCAGGACATGATGGTTTCAacccagaattctaccagattttcaaagaagagttaataccaacactctgcaaattattccacacaatagaaacagaagggacattaccaaactccttttatgaggctacagttactctgattcccaagccaaacaaacattcaacaaagaaagagaattacagaccaatctccctcatgaacactgatgcaaaaatactcaataaaatattggcaaaccaaatccaaaaacacataaaaaaaaaagtatccaccataatcaagtaggctttatccaaGACATGCAAGGATGGTTGAACATACTAAATTTACTGTAAATTTACAATTTACGGCAAGAAAACAGCCAACACcaaaaagttcaaagagattctactaaaagcaggaacaagacaatgctgttcactctctccatatttattcaatatagtacttgaagttctcttgagtttctctccattaagctgttggcttgctgtacattgtctttattatgtataggtatgttccttgtatttcagaactctctaaaacttttatcatgaaggtgttttggattttgtcaaaggccttttcagcatctaatgagatgatcatgcggttgttttctttcagtttgtttatatggtgtattacattgacagattttcatatgttcaacCATTCTTGCAtacctgggatgaagcctactttgtcatggtggataaattttttgatgtgttcctggattcggttgggcagtattccattgagtatttttgcatcaatgttcatgagggagattggtctgtaattttcttaccttgttgcatctttgtgtgttttcgataatagggtaactgtagcctcataaaaaaaattGGGCAGgattttgggaatctggtgcctgtggtgtgatgccttgtgcagccttggtccagtgggaaggggcttggacttgcttgggcttagtgtgctgggctctactgacttcacatgggagaccttgatttgggagaggtggggatgttgggtggcttggaagagagggctgggggttggagaaggaaggaggtgggatctgtgggtggtatgtagagtgagtagacaatttcttaataaagaaaaatgaaaaaaaaagagaaagaaatgtctcatgtctcagtggttaacagcatttttctcttgcagaggaccaagcttaAATTCCCATTACCTACTTAGAGGCTCACAACAttctttatctccagttccaaactgatacctcttctgatctccgtgggcatgacatacatgtagtgtgtatacatatgcaggaAAACTCATACCTGATAAGCATGCTATGAAGTTCTTTGGCATATGTCCAAAGTTCTTGATATCCTaccccagatacttgctcagtcttgttcattaccactctattcacatagactaggaaaaggaaataacctaaatagctttcaagtaatgaatgggtaatgagaatgcagtacatatacaATGTGGAACACTatttatctgtaaagaaaatgaaatctagaggcaaaaggatggaactagaaaatattgtattaagtgaattaacacagacacagaaagtcaaatgacaCATGTTCTCATTATTCTGTGATTCctacctccaaatcttcagatgtgaatatgaaaaCTGGCATATgtgcagaaactatgaaagtcaagtggtagcacagaggggagggcataggaaggagccctagagtgaagaataacaatacacaaatgatgtgagatgaaatagtgaaaacaggggaggTTTTCATTAGAGTGGAAAGAAGGTGGTCAATACAATTGGGGATGGAGGAGAAGAGGTAGAAATAGCAGTAAGGATGCTTGAAAAAAGCCATAgtgattgtgctggctagttttgtgtcaacttttcacaaactagcatcatctgagtggagggagcctcaacagacaaaatgcctccataagattgggctgtaggcaacccagtagggcattttcttagtgattgatgggtatGGCCCAGCAAACTGTGGGGGGTACAATCTCTGGGCTGGTGTTTCTGGGTTCTATACGAAAGCAGGGTGtttaagccatggggagcaagctagtaagaagtattccttcatggcctttgcatcagctcctacctccaggttcgtatcctgactgatgaacagtgatatggaatgaaaccaaataaaccctgtcctcctcaactcatttttgagtcatggtgcttcatcacagcaacagaaaccctaaataagacaatgattatttatctaaaattacttgtatgtgttcgtgtgtgtgtgtgtgtgtgtgtgtgtgtgtgtgtgtgtatacatctgtactttaaatgaaaattcaCTCAGCTGAGATGTCAATGTTTCTGcaaaaagccatagactgtccagcaaaatccccagtaccagggatgaaacactcccttttgagttgttggtaaggggagtttgagagtcccaaaacaatatggggtattgacattgcccttgaccatctcacagaagttggaggtaagtctctcttgctgaaaataccatgtgcttcagacaccagactggaaggatccaagctggaactgacctgaaagtctgCACCCTGAAGACTAATTTTCATACTACTTGGTGCTGTgcaagcagccaagggaaggaaacaacaaatacacctaaCCAGCTGTGACATCAAAGTACCACAAAGACCAGCTTGGCAAAAAATCAATAAGTATGTAGTGTGGAATAattattttgtacactgtgaatatgtgtctttgccaaggtgccttctgattgctttaataaagaggtgaatggccaatagctaggtggatAGAGGTTggacaggacttccaggcagaaagtgaggaagagagatgcatcTAGGCATGTGACAGACACCAGGGCACATGGTGAGGAAAGAGGagttgcaagatggaagagaggtaaaaagccatgaggcaaaacatagattgatataaatgggttaagttatgggagctagtgggacaagcataagctataggctgagcttttcattattaatagtatgtctccatgtcattttttaaattgtgcgctggaggcccaaaggaaaaaaactctgcctacaagtatgcatcataactcttacatcttggccataaggaagagaaactgaggatggtagcacatgtgtttaatcccagcatgcaggaggcagaggcaggggatctctgtgattttgaggacagcctggtgtacacaatgGTTTCCAGTCTACCTAGGTCCAGACtgtaaaaccttgactcaaaaaaaggagataatgaaGTTGAGATGTAATTCAAACCATGATTTTTAATGTACCTTTTGCCCCAAATTGTGTATTTTGGCTCAGTGCTATgctgggaaggatcaagaagtgagTGTAATGTCCAAATTGTCTCCTCTCTGTTCACTGACTCACTTACAAGTTGAGGAGAGCTCTGCTGGCCTTGATGTCTTctgccacatttctttttttattttaatttttatatactgttttttaaattttacttaccaaccccagttttccctccttccctttctcccgcTTTCCCGCAAGTTCTCCTCATGccatcccctggcaatgggaccaggtcttatcctgggtacacgaaatggctttattttttaattttttaattcgatttacataccaactacagatcaccctctcaacgctcctccatctcctccctccttcccccccaatgccccatgccctcctccaaaagggttagtccctccatgggggaacaggaaagcctggtacattatTTTTGGAAGAGAGGAGATGTATGAAGATGGATTAGACGATTCTACACATAGGGAAAACATTCTaattaaaagactttaaaaactattgtagATGTTTATTTGATACTAGCAATGTGGTCAGTTATCAGTAagtatttctcttcatcacaaaatagtaaagatttcaaaagtccaaagggaaatatctagaagctttaaaaattgGTTTGAACCGAGCCCTAATTCTTCTAAAAAGGGTCTCCAAAATCTGGAGTAGAATTATCATACTccataatgaaatgcttgagttCTTCAACATGTTGCTCACCTATTTCATGCAAACTCTGCTTCATTGCAAACTGTATAGATTTTTCTAAGGAACGATCCTTTTCAACCAGCCTTTGCACCACCATCCCGAAAGTTTCACAGACTTGTCGGTAAACCTTCTCAATCTCCGTGATTTTTGATGCAATCGCTTTTGAGCAACTGCTAAGCTGGCTGTCTTTACACAATTCTGGGCCAGCTCCTGTGTTTGACTCGGGTTCTTCTGTCTGGTTGATACATAACGGTGCCTTGGATCCCGTCTCAAACTCGGAAATTTCAGccaagttgttttcttctgacttcttgggattttCATTAGCCCCCTTGCTTGCAGCGTCAGCCTGTTCTGTCTCAGTCAGCCGGCTGGGGCGTTTTAACACCTTGGATGAAGAACCTGAAGGCACAGTATCTCTTGCTGTTTTCAAAAACTGGATGGCTCTCTCTTTACATCGATGTCGAGATTGATGGAAGGAGCGCATCCTGCTTCTACTGCTGAGACTGGAGCCAAATCTGCTGGGTAGGGAGTCCTTCCCGCCCACACGTGATTCTCTCAAAAATGGAGCGCCTAGTTTATATGGAGATTGTTGTCTTGAATAATGGGAAAAATACAAATGTCTTCTACTAAAGCCGTTTCTCATGGCCCTGTATTGAGGCTGTCGGCTTGTGGCATACTCATCTCTTGACCATGGGGAGCCATAAGGGCCTCTTTTGTAGGGTGGGCCAC
This region of Peromyscus eremicus unplaced genomic scaffold, PerEre_H2_v1 PerEre#2#chrX_unloc_2, whole genome shotgun sequence genomic DNA includes:
- the LOC131901045 gene encoding periphilin-1-like, with amino-acid sequence MRCGLKDGVTISDFQEIKQRDGITTSNFHENKRLLGTIPVMATVVPNRPPLGDKRPSLLARPSEGGYSRYYCHMDYQKWDEGHCFSQNPRSGPPYKRGPYGSPWSRDEYATSRQPQYRAMRNGFSRRHLYFSHYSRQQSPYKLGAPFLRESRVGGKDSLPSRFGSSLSSRSRMRSFHQSRHRCKERAIQFLKTARDTVPSGSSSKVLKRPSRLTETEQADAASKGANENPKKSEENNLAEISEFETGSKAPLCINQTEEPESNTGAGPELCKDSQLSSCSKAIASKITEIEKVYRQVCETFGMVVQRLVEKDRSLEKSIQFAMKQSLHEIGEQHVEELKHFIMEYDNSTPDFGDPF